One region of Sulfuriroseicoccus oceanibius genomic DNA includes:
- a CDS encoding MYG1 family protein yields MGDPVRILTHPGGAHMDEFLACAVMTHFHPVEIVRAEPTPDDLDDPRVMVVDVGGAHEPNWGNFDHHQFPADSEPRCALSLVLEHFGLYEDAKRFCSWLEAVEWFDCRGPVDTAKHLGVDRDALHRLHSPVDVTLTRRFAASDIHRPGDSLWNVMQMIGEDLVTFVRGQRERLQFIADNASWWQLPTPEGERDVLFLPRTEPMPSEPSGGLERFIAESGKEQTTIAMVYPDRRGSGYGLSRFNDHPLMDFTQVEACDDVHFAHVRGFVAKTSSTDHARLQELLTLALRGA; encoded by the coding sequence ATGGGGGATCCTGTTAGAATTTTGACGCACCCGGGCGGAGCTCACATGGATGAGTTCCTGGCGTGTGCTGTGATGACGCATTTCCATCCGGTGGAAATTGTGCGTGCCGAGCCGACGCCTGATGATCTCGACGACCCTCGGGTGATGGTGGTGGATGTGGGTGGTGCGCATGAGCCGAACTGGGGGAACTTCGACCACCATCAATTTCCCGCTGACTCCGAGCCTCGCTGTGCCTTGAGTCTCGTGCTCGAGCATTTCGGGCTGTACGAGGATGCCAAGCGCTTTTGCAGTTGGCTGGAAGCGGTTGAGTGGTTTGACTGCCGCGGTCCGGTTGATACAGCCAAGCATCTTGGTGTTGATCGCGATGCGTTGCACCGTCTTCATTCGCCAGTGGATGTGACGTTGACGCGTCGCTTCGCGGCTTCGGATATTCATCGTCCAGGAGATTCGCTGTGGAATGTGATGCAGATGATCGGCGAGGACCTGGTCACGTTTGTGCGTGGTCAGCGCGAGCGGCTGCAGTTTATCGCAGACAATGCCTCGTGGTGGCAGTTGCCGACGCCTGAGGGCGAGCGCGACGTGCTTTTCCTACCGCGCACCGAACCGATGCCGAGCGAGCCGTCTGGCGGGCTTGAGCGCTTCATTGCGGAGTCAGGTAAGGAGCAGACGACGATCGCCATGGTCTACCCTGACCGGCGTGGCAGCGGCTACGGGTTGTCGCGCTTCAATGACCATCCGTTGATGGACTTCACCCAGGTCGAGGCCTGTGACGATGTGCACTTCGCGCACGTGCGTGGGTTTGTTGCCAAGACCTCGTCCACCGATCATGCGCGGCTGCAAGAGTTGCTGACACTCGCCTTGCGTGGCGCCTGA
- the pyrE gene encoding orotate phosphoribosyltransferase has protein sequence MQNSLPTNLPTNAEETAELLKAYGALVEGHFQLASGRHSGHYVKKGQLIQYPAQLQEMINQRVDAMRELGQIDVVLSPAVGGIPVGQQVGLALNARTIYAERGADNELELKRGFSIEPGERVLMVEDVITTGGTLEELEQFVGKFGGEVAGVFVVVNRSGRDEILGHPMVSCMDIVFPTYAPDEVPAELAAIPAVRPGTKKVD, from the coding sequence ATGCAGAACTCATTGCCAACCAATTTGCCAACTAACGCGGAAGAGACCGCAGAACTGCTCAAAGCCTACGGTGCGCTCGTCGAGGGCCACTTCCAGCTCGCCAGTGGCCGCCACAGCGGTCACTACGTCAAGAAGGGCCAGCTGATCCAGTATCCTGCGCAGCTGCAGGAGATGATCAACCAGCGCGTCGACGCGATGCGTGAGCTCGGTCAGATCGACGTGGTGCTGTCGCCGGCTGTTGGCGGCATCCCGGTTGGTCAGCAAGTGGGCCTGGCATTGAATGCTCGTACCATCTACGCCGAGCGTGGCGCTGACAACGAGCTCGAGCTCAAGCGTGGCTTCTCGATCGAGCCGGGCGAGCGCGTGCTGATGGTGGAAGACGTGATCACCACCGGTGGTACCTTGGAAGAGCTTGAGCAGTTCGTCGGTAAGTTCGGTGGTGAAGTTGCTGGTGTGTTTGTGGTGGTCAACCGCAGCGGCCGCGACGAGATCCTCGGCCACCCGATGGTGAGCTGCATGGACATCGTGTTCCCAACGTACGCTCCGGACGAGGTGCCTGCGGAACTTGCGGCGATCCCAGCCGTCCGCCCGGGCACCAAGAAGGTGGACTAA
- the pyrF gene encoding orotidine-5'-phosphate decarboxylase: MTENYEQKLARRIAKTGSRLCVGIDPRPDLMDGKVEDVLRRLIAETAPYAAALKPNMAYFEAMGIKGVELLEELLSEVPEDLPVILDAKRGDIGETQRYYAKAYFENWNVDAVTLSPFMGFDSIEPFLHHEGKGVYLLGVTSNPGSQDIQRQKLADGRYVFELVQEFRQRGIDEGLPGSVGLVVGLTNVAPEVMERVADVPLLVPGLGAQGGDLAGLAAEKRDAPTVINVSRGIMFPEEGNSFSDQAKYYAELIANQFAN, from the coding sequence ATGACCGAGAACTACGAACAAAAACTGGCTCGCCGGATCGCCAAGACCGGATCGCGTTTGTGTGTTGGGATTGACCCGCGTCCTGACTTGATGGACGGCAAGGTAGAGGATGTGTTGCGCAGGCTGATTGCCGAGACCGCACCGTATGCCGCCGCATTGAAGCCGAACATGGCGTACTTCGAAGCTATGGGGATCAAGGGCGTGGAGCTGCTTGAAGAGCTGCTTAGCGAGGTGCCTGAAGATCTGCCGGTGATTCTCGATGCCAAGCGTGGCGACATCGGCGAGACTCAGCGCTACTACGCCAAGGCTTACTTTGAAAACTGGAACGTCGATGCCGTGACCCTGAGCCCGTTCATGGGCTTCGACAGCATCGAGCCGTTTCTTCACCACGAGGGTAAAGGTGTGTACCTGCTCGGTGTGACATCGAACCCTGGCTCGCAGGACATCCAGCGCCAGAAGTTGGCGGACGGGCGTTATGTGTTCGAGTTGGTTCAGGAGTTCCGCCAGCGTGGTATCGACGAAGGGCTTCCGGGTTCGGTCGGTTTGGTGGTCGGATTGACCAATGTGGCGCCTGAGGTGATGGAGCGCGTGGCGGACGTGCCATTGCTCGTTCCAGGTCTCGGTGCACAGGGCGGGGATCTTGCAGGATTGGCGGCGGAGAAACGCGACGCGCCGACTGTGATCAACGTGTCCCGTGGGATCATGTTCCCGGAAGAAGGAAACTCATTTTCAGATCAAGCGAAGTATTATGCAGAACTCATTGCCAACCAATTTGCCAACTAA
- a CDS encoding PhoH family protein codes for MVKETVSFESSAFLHALFGNSSNELRRLQDAFGVKAAARGSDLVLHGPEAGVERVIALFASLEKSMRQGGEVTAEGFRMAVAAMSEGQGSADDATVVTRMQLVGGQGKPAVRARTRKQLEYLQAMDEHHVVFGLGAAGTGKTYLAVAKALDEIRQGNYRRLVLTRPAVEAGEALGFLPGDLKEKIYPYLRPLYDALYDMGGAEEIEKFVERGQIEVAPLAYMRGRTLNDSFVILDEAQNTTREQMLMFLTRMGEESRCVVTGDPSQIDLKGKQGSGLVEARRILKGVEGIGFVEFERQDVVRHPVVQRIIDAYERHRPGGEGKEGSTVDPNGSK; via the coding sequence ATGGTGAAAGAGACAGTAAGTTTTGAGAGTTCGGCGTTTTTGCATGCGCTTTTTGGCAACTCGAGCAACGAGTTGCGTCGGTTGCAGGACGCATTCGGGGTGAAGGCGGCAGCGCGCGGAAGTGATCTTGTGCTTCACGGGCCTGAAGCCGGTGTCGAGCGCGTGATTGCATTGTTTGCTTCGCTTGAGAAGTCGATGCGCCAGGGTGGTGAGGTGACGGCGGAGGGCTTTCGCATGGCGGTTGCTGCGATGAGCGAGGGCCAAGGGAGCGCCGATGACGCCACAGTGGTCACGCGGATGCAGTTGGTCGGTGGTCAAGGGAAGCCGGCGGTGCGGGCACGCACGCGCAAGCAGCTCGAGTATCTGCAGGCCATGGACGAGCATCATGTGGTGTTTGGTTTGGGTGCGGCGGGAACCGGCAAGACCTACCTCGCGGTGGCCAAGGCGCTGGATGAGATCCGCCAGGGCAACTACCGACGGTTGGTGTTGACGCGTCCTGCGGTGGAGGCTGGCGAGGCGCTCGGCTTCCTTCCCGGGGACCTGAAAGAAAAGATTTACCCGTACCTGCGTCCGTTGTACGACGCGCTGTACGATATGGGCGGTGCCGAGGAGATTGAGAAGTTTGTCGAGCGAGGTCAGATCGAGGTGGCCCCCTTGGCGTACATGCGTGGGCGCACGCTGAACGATTCGTTTGTGATTCTCGATGAAGCGCAGAACACGACGCGTGAGCAGATGCTGATGTTCCTGACCCGGATGGGCGAAGAGAGCCGCTGTGTGGTGACGGGGGATCCGTCGCAGATCGACCTCAAAGGCAAGCAGGGCAGTGGCTTGGTGGAAGCTCGCCGTATTTTGAAGGGGGTGGAAGGGATCGGTTTTGTCGAGTTCGAGCGGCAGGATGTGGTGCGCCACCCGGTGGTGCAGCGCATCATCGATGCCTACGAGCGCCATCGCCCGGGCGGCGAGGGCAAAGAGGGGTCTACCGTGGATCCGAATGGCTCGAAGTAG
- a CDS encoding aminotransferase class IV, which produces MADFVIVDGEAVPRSAPAIAASAPGLTTGMGVFTTMLAVDGRLHHAVRHYERLASNAVALGLDVPPASTLTRWCRLVLERNGLVTGRARVRISVYESASVPVVTVAAESTPEPAAAAKVALMGHVLNESSALAGVKCTSYAQNLLALREARAEGFDETLFFNHRGELAEGATSNVFVVGSDGAVATPELASGCLPGVMREVVIDRLRDAGLACDERVITREDVLSAPAVFLTSSLRGVQPVSVLGERALDPALVEPVVQAVAAWRCDAK; this is translated from the coding sequence ATGGCTGATTTTGTCATCGTAGATGGAGAGGCGGTGCCACGCTCGGCGCCGGCGATTGCTGCGTCGGCACCCGGTCTCACCACGGGGATGGGCGTGTTCACCACCATGCTGGCGGTGGACGGGCGGCTGCACCATGCTGTGCGGCACTACGAGCGCCTTGCATCGAATGCTGTGGCGTTGGGATTAGACGTGCCGCCTGCGAGCACGCTGACGCGTTGGTGTCGGCTTGTGTTGGAGCGCAATGGACTGGTCACCGGACGTGCCCGCGTGCGCATCTCAGTCTATGAATCGGCCAGTGTGCCGGTGGTGACGGTGGCGGCGGAAAGCACCCCCGAGCCAGCGGCTGCTGCGAAGGTGGCGCTGATGGGCCACGTGCTGAACGAGTCCTCGGCGCTTGCTGGCGTGAAGTGCACGTCCTATGCGCAGAATCTATTGGCGCTCCGCGAGGCTAGGGCGGAAGGTTTTGACGAGACTTTGTTTTTCAACCACCGCGGCGAACTCGCCGAGGGCGCGACGAGTAATGTGTTCGTCGTGGGCTCGGATGGGGCGGTGGCGACCCCTGAGTTGGCATCGGGTTGTTTGCCTGGCGTGATGCGGGAGGTCGTAATCGATCGCTTGCGAGATGCGGGGCTGGCTTGTGATGAACGGGTGATTACCCGTGAGGACGTGCTGAGCGCGCCTGCTGTGTTTCTCACGTCGTCGCTGCGGGGTGTGCAGCCGGTAAGTGTGCTCGGTGAGCGGGCATTAGATCCGGCGCTGGTGGAGCCTGTGGTGCAGGCGGTTGCCGCCTGGCGCTGTGATGCCAAATGA
- the argC gene encoding N-acetyl-gamma-glutamyl-phosphate reductase, with product MSDVEKAKVAVVGASGYSGIELLRILLKHPGVDLTTVTSRQNAGKSLVEVLPQFKAYPGADGLKFTSPSVHELAKSGIEFAFLALPHGVAAEYAVPLFEAGVKVIDLSADFRLNEASVYREFYDKVHPAPALLKEAVYGLPEIRAKEIANARIVASPGCYPTSMLLPLIPLVRSGLIESNTIVVNSMSGVSGAGRSAAIPLLFAECNESVRPYGLPRHRHLSEVEQELTIAARKPVKITFIPHLVPITQGICTTIVAELAPRCTSMSQVEAVLEAVYRNAPFVRLLGNGGFPDTRHVRQTNFVDIGWHHDPRTKRLVLTSAEDNLWKGAAAQSVQSFNLMRRIDETTGLL from the coding sequence ATGAGCGACGTCGAAAAAGCCAAAGTAGCAGTGGTGGGTGCCAGCGGGTATTCCGGGATCGAGTTATTGCGGATCTTGTTGAAGCACCCTGGCGTGGATTTGACGACTGTGACGTCGCGTCAGAATGCGGGGAAATCGTTGGTGGAAGTGTTGCCGCAGTTCAAGGCGTACCCTGGTGCGGATGGATTGAAGTTCACCTCGCCGTCGGTTCATGAGTTGGCGAAATCCGGCATCGAGTTCGCGTTCCTGGCATTGCCACATGGCGTGGCCGCCGAGTATGCGGTGCCTTTGTTTGAAGCGGGCGTGAAAGTGATTGATCTCAGTGCTGACTTCCGTTTGAACGAGGCGTCCGTGTACCGCGAGTTCTACGACAAAGTGCACCCGGCTCCGGCCTTGCTCAAAGAAGCAGTCTACGGATTGCCTGAGATTCGTGCCAAGGAGATCGCCAACGCGCGCATCGTGGCATCGCCTGGATGCTACCCAACCAGCATGTTGCTGCCATTGATCCCACTGGTCCGCTCCGGTTTGATTGAGTCGAATACTATCGTGGTAAACTCCATGAGTGGTGTGTCCGGTGCCGGGCGTAGTGCGGCGATTCCGCTTCTTTTTGCTGAATGCAACGAGTCGGTGCGCCCATACGGATTGCCGCGTCACCGTCACTTGAGCGAGGTCGAGCAGGAGCTGACCATTGCCGCGCGCAAGCCGGTGAAGATTACCTTTATCCCGCATCTGGTGCCGATCACTCAGGGGATTTGCACGACAATTGTGGCTGAGCTGGCACCGCGCTGCACCAGCATGTCGCAGGTGGAGGCCGTGCTTGAAGCGGTCTACCGCAACGCTCCATTCGTGCGCTTGCTCGGCAACGGTGGATTCCCGGACACGCGTCACGTGCGCCAGACCAACTTTGTCGACATCGGCTGGCATCACGACCCGCGCACCAAGCGCCTGGTGCTGACCTCAGCCGAGGACAACCTGTGGAAAGGGGCGGCAGCTCAATCGGTGCAAAGCTTCAACCTGATGCGCCGGATCGACGAGACCACCGGCTTGCTCTAG
- the tpiA gene encoding triose-phosphate isomerase, producing MKPSHRKPIIAANWKMHMTPAESGEFLRPFLRNFTRELPVEAVICPPFVTIPAVAEGLSATNGVSLGAQNMSSEPAGAFTGEISAKMLKELSVEYVIIGHSERRSIYGETDEIINKKLLTALEVRFKPIFCVGETLEERDGGQLEEVLKRQIVKGLDSIGPRRATDVVIAYEPVWAIGTGRTASAAQAQEAHAFIRSVLTELYGEDTAQKIRIQYGGSVKGGNAAELLSQPDIDGALVGGASLEPASFYEIIRNVVEVIENNG from the coding sequence ATGAAACCATCACATCGTAAACCGATCATCGCCGCGAACTGGAAGATGCACATGACACCTGCTGAGTCGGGTGAGTTCCTGCGTCCGTTCCTGCGCAACTTTACCCGCGAGCTTCCAGTGGAAGCCGTGATCTGCCCGCCATTCGTGACCATCCCTGCGGTGGCAGAAGGTCTCAGCGCAACCAATGGCGTGTCGCTCGGTGCCCAGAACATGTCGTCGGAGCCAGCTGGTGCGTTCACCGGTGAAATCAGCGCCAAGATGCTCAAGGAGCTTTCGGTGGAATACGTGATCATCGGCCACAGCGAGCGCCGCTCGATCTACGGTGAGACCGACGAAATCATCAACAAGAAGCTGCTTACCGCTTTGGAAGTGCGCTTCAAGCCAATCTTCTGCGTCGGTGAAACCCTCGAAGAGCGCGACGGTGGTCAACTCGAAGAGGTGCTTAAGCGTCAGATCGTCAAAGGTCTCGACAGCATCGGTCCACGTCGTGCAACCGACGTCGTGATCGCTTACGAGCCGGTTTGGGCGATCGGAACCGGTCGTACCGCCAGCGCTGCCCAGGCGCAGGAGGCACACGCATTCATCCGCAGCGTGCTCACCGAACTCTACGGTGAAGACACCGCTCAGAAGATCCGCATCCAGTACGGCGGTAGTGTCAAAGGCGGCAACGCAGCCGAGCTGCTCTCGCAGCCGGACATCGACGGTGCACTCGTCGGTGGTGCCAGCCTTGAGCCAGCATCGTTCTACGAGATCATCCGCAACGTGGTTGAGGTGATCGAGAACAATGGCTAA
- a CDS encoding phosphoglycerate kinase, producing MAKLNVQDLDVAGKRVLVRVDFNVPLKEQEDGTRVITDTTRIEGALPTIKHLIDGGAKVILMSHLGRPKGERVAKYSLAPVAAKLGEFLGKDVTFADDCVGESVEAAAAGLAAGDVLLLENLRFHSEEEKNDADFSAALAKLADVYVNDAFGTAHRAHASTAGVASYVDQAAAGYLLQRELKYLKDELESAERPFVVIMGGKKVSDKIEVITALLEKADAFIIGGAMTYTFRKAQGYEIGKSLVEDDKLDLARDILAKAEAKGVAFHLPADTRMTQEFKEGAETRVTEGPAIDPEWEGIDIGDKAIEDFTKVLLDAKTIVWNGPMGVFEIDAFAKGTKAVAEAVAKSDAVSIIGGGDSVTAVNKFGLADEVTFISTGGGASLELLEGKELPGVAALTDA from the coding sequence ATGGCTAAGCTGAATGTTCAAGACCTCGACGTTGCTGGTAAGCGCGTCCTCGTTCGCGTCGATTTCAATGTTCCTCTCAAGGAGCAGGAAGACGGAACCCGAGTGATCACCGACACCACCCGCATCGAAGGTGCCCTTCCAACCATCAAGCACCTGATCGACGGTGGTGCCAAAGTGATCCTTATGTCGCACCTCGGTCGTCCGAAGGGCGAGCGCGTGGCGAAGTACTCGCTGGCTCCGGTTGCTGCCAAGCTCGGTGAGTTCCTTGGTAAGGACGTGACCTTCGCTGATGATTGCGTGGGTGAGTCCGTGGAAGCTGCTGCCGCTGGTCTGGCTGCGGGCGATGTGCTTTTGCTCGAGAACCTGCGTTTCCACAGCGAGGAAGAGAAGAACGATGCGGATTTCTCCGCTGCTCTTGCCAAGTTGGCTGACGTGTACGTCAACGATGCATTCGGTACCGCGCACCGCGCCCACGCATCGACCGCTGGTGTGGCATCGTACGTCGATCAGGCGGCTGCCGGTTACCTGCTTCAGCGCGAGCTCAAGTACCTCAAGGACGAGCTTGAGTCGGCTGAGCGTCCATTCGTGGTGATCATGGGTGGTAAGAAAGTTTCCGATAAGATCGAAGTGATCACCGCGCTCCTTGAGAAGGCGGATGCGTTCATCATCGGTGGCGCAATGACCTACACCTTCCGCAAGGCGCAGGGCTACGAAATCGGTAAGAGCTTGGTCGAAGACGACAAGCTGGACCTCGCCCGCGACATTCTCGCCAAGGCCGAAGCCAAGGGCGTGGCATTCCACCTCCCTGCGGATACCCGCATGACCCAGGAGTTCAAAGAAGGCGCCGAGACCCGCGTGACCGAAGGTCCAGCGATCGACCCTGAGTGGGAAGGTATCGACATCGGCGACAAAGCGATCGAAGACTTTACCAAGGTGCTTCTCGACGCCAAGACCATCGTTTGGAACGGACCAATGGGTGTGTTCGAGATCGATGCGTTTGCCAAGGGAACCAAGGCGGTGGCAGAGGCCGTGGCCAAGTCCGACGCAGTGAGCATCATCGGTGGTGGTGACTCGGTGACCGCCGTGAACAAGTTCGGTCTTGCCGACGAAGTGACCTTCATCTCGACCGGTGGCGGTGCGTCCCTCGAGTTGCTCGAAGGAAAAGAGCTGCCAGGTGTGGCTGCTTTGACCGATGCCTAA
- the gap gene encoding type I glyceraldehyde-3-phosphate dehydrogenase — MMAKIAINGFGRIGRNVLRAMSDEQLKNVVAINDLTDNKTLAHLLKYDSTQGKFDGEVSYDDEFIIVNGHKIAALAERDPAALPWGELGVDVVLESTGFFCSREGSQKHIDAGAKKVLISAPATDPDLTICIGINEELYDPAQHNIVSNASCTTNCLAPLVKVLNDKWGIEKGFMSTIHSYTGDQRLLDAPHGDLRRARSAAVNIVPSSTGAARAIGLVIPEMKGKLNGGAYRVPTPTGSLTDFVAILKTEASVEEINAAFKEASEGRMKGVLEYSEDPLVLQDIVSNPHSSVFDAGCTMTLEGNFVKVCSWYDNEWGYSNRAVDALELLSKGL; from the coding sequence ATCATGGCTAAAATCGCTATTAACGGATTCGGACGGATCGGACGCAACGTGCTTCGCGCGATGTCCGACGAGCAACTCAAGAACGTCGTTGCTATCAACGACCTGACCGATAACAAGACACTTGCACACCTGCTCAAGTACGACTCGACCCAGGGTAAGTTTGACGGCGAAGTCAGCTACGACGACGAGTTCATCATCGTCAATGGTCACAAGATCGCAGCTCTTGCCGAGCGCGACCCAGCTGCTCTTCCATGGGGTGAGCTCGGCGTGGACGTGGTGCTCGAGTCGACCGGTTTCTTCTGCAGCCGTGAAGGTTCGCAGAAGCACATCGACGCTGGTGCCAAGAAGGTTCTCATTTCCGCTCCTGCTACCGACCCAGACCTTACCATCTGCATCGGTATCAACGAAGAGCTCTACGATCCGGCACAGCACAACATCGTGTCGAACGCATCCTGCACCACCAACTGCTTGGCACCTCTCGTCAAAGTCCTCAACGACAAGTGGGGCATCGAGAAGGGCTTCATGAGCACCATCCACAGCTACACCGGTGACCAGCGTCTCCTCGACGCTCCTCACGGCGACCTCCGCCGCGCACGCTCGGCTGCTGTGAACATCGTTCCATCGTCGACCGGTGCTGCACGTGCAATCGGCCTCGTCATCCCAGAGATGAAGGGCAAGCTCAACGGTGGCGCCTACCGCGTTCCAACCCCAACCGGTTCCCTTACCGACTTCGTTGCCATCCTCAAGACCGAAGCATCGGTTGAGGAAATCAACGCAGCATTCAAGGAAGCTTCCGAAGGCCGCATGAAGGGTGTGCTCGAGTACTCCGAGGATCCACTCGTGCTCCAGGACATCGTCAGCAACCCACACTCGTCGGTGTTCGACGCAGGTTGCACCATGACCCTCGAAGGTAACTTCGTGAAGGTTTGCTCGTGGTACGACAACGAGTGGGGCTACTCGAACCGTGCAGTGGACGCTCTCGAGCTCCTCAGCAAAGGTCTCTAA
- the fabG gene encoding 3-oxoacyl-[acyl-carrier-protein] reductase, whose amino-acid sequence MQCLKDRIAVVTGAGRGIGETIARTLAAAGAKVAVVSRTEANSAKVADAINAEFPGAAKPYAVDVADFAATQEAGKQILADFGGIDIIVNNAGITRDGLFLRMKEDDWDTVLDVNLKGAFNTVKAFSKQILRSKAGRIINISSVIGLMGNAGQTNYAASKAGLIGMNKSLAREFASRGVTANTICPGFIVTDMTDELTEDMQNQIKSGIPLASFGQTEDIANTVRFLASDEARYITGQTIAVDGGMTM is encoded by the coding sequence ATGCAGTGTTTGAAAGACCGTATCGCAGTCGTTACCGGTGCCGGACGTGGCATCGGTGAAACCATCGCCCGCACCCTCGCAGCCGCTGGCGCCAAAGTCGCCGTGGTAAGCCGTACCGAAGCCAACTCCGCCAAAGTGGCAGATGCCATCAACGCCGAGTTCCCGGGCGCAGCCAAGCCCTATGCAGTAGACGTCGCTGACTTCGCAGCCACTCAGGAAGCCGGCAAGCAGATCCTCGCCGACTTCGGTGGCATCGACATCATCGTCAACAACGCAGGCATCACCCGCGATGGTCTCTTCCTGCGCATGAAGGAAGACGACTGGGACACCGTGCTCGACGTCAACCTCAAGGGCGCATTCAACACCGTCAAAGCATTCTCCAAGCAGATCCTGCGCTCGAAGGCCGGCCGTATCATCAACATCTCGTCGGTCATCGGCCTCATGGGCAACGCCGGCCAGACCAACTACGCCGCATCGAAGGCCGGCCTCATCGGTATGAACAAATCCCTCGCCCGTGAGTTCGCATCCCGCGGCGTCACCGCCAACACCATCTGCCCAGGCTTCATCGTCACCGACATGACCGATGAACTCACCGAGGACATGCAGAACCAGATCAAATCCGGCATCCCTCTCGCCTCGTTCGGCCAAACCGAGGACATCGCCAACACCGTGCGCTTCCTCGCCAGCGACGAAGCACGCTACATCACCGGCCAGACCATCGCTGTCGATGGCGGCATGACGATGTAG